Genomic DNA from Luteitalea sp.:
ATGACGAAGTCGTCGTACTGCCAGGAGACGATGAACGCGTCCGGCACCTGGTCGTTCTCGGGATTGGGCACGTTCACATACTGCGCCGAGGCGCTGGTCAGCAGCGGGGCTTTTGCGTCCGCCTTCAGGTACCAGTGCGCGACATCCGTGAGATGGACGCCCCAGTCGGTGACCAGCCCCCCGCCGTAGTCATAGTACGCGCGCCATCGTCGCTGTCGACTGGGCTTGTAGGGGCGGCGCGGCGCCGGTCCCTGGAACAGCTCCCAATTGAGCTCGGGCGGAGGCGCTTCGTTGGGCTCGGGCGGGACGGTGTAACCCCCGGGATACTGCAGCACGGCGTGCGTGACTTTGCCGAGCAGCCCGCCCTGCACGAGCTCGGCCGCCTCCTTGAAGTGCTCGCCCTGACGCTGCTGCAAGCCGACCTGGACGACCCGGTTGTGCGTGCGCGCCGCCTCGACCATCTTCTGCGCAGGCTCGATGGCGTTGGAGATCGGCTTCTCCACGTACACGTCTTTGCCGGCGGCACAGGCGTCGACGGTGATCGGCCCGTGCCAATGGTCCGGCGTCGCCACCAGAACGGCATCGATATCCTGGCGGTCCAAGATGCGGCGGTAGTCTTCGTAGGTATCCACCTTGACGCCAGCGTCACCCAGCTTGGCGACACCCTTGTCGAGCCTGTCCTTGGCAACGTCGCAAGCCGCAGCGAACATGCAGTCCTTGTGCTGACCCAAGAATCCAGCCACCATCATGCCGCGCGTGCCGGTGCCGATGACCGCCATCCGCACCCGGTCGTTGGCGCCCAGAACGGAGCGAGAGCGCGACGAGACGACGGCCGCAGCGGCCGCGGTTTGCAGAAAGGCGCGTCGAGTGAGCTTGGTCTGCATGGTGGACACGTCGTTTCGGTGGTTAGGTCGGAGTCGAAACAGGGTACCTGACAGGCCCGGCGCCTGCTATCTGGTTTGTTATGAGCCGGACCAGGCGGTTACGAGCCGGCTCCGGGCATCGGCAGATCGCCACTCGCCAACCGCCGTGGCCAACCGCCGTGGCCGGCCCGTCACGGCCGCCTCGGCGAGGCGGCCCTACCTAGTGCGGTGTCTCCGAAATAGCTTGGCATTTGGCCGCCGCTGCATCCCGCCCAGCGGCGTTGCTCCTCCCTGTAGAGCACGATGTGCGCGACACGGCAAGCGGGTGCTCCGGGGGAGGCCGGAGTCATTGACAAGCGGTCAACCAGACCATTAGATTATTCCTCAGAATAATCGATAATCGAGTTTTTAGTCGACCTCGATAGGGCACATCATCAGCCCGCCCTGGTCGTCGATCGTGGCCTATGACCTCAATACCGGCACGATTCAGTGGAAGCGTCCCCTCGGAGAGGACGAGCAGGCCGTCGAGGAAGGCGGCAAGGAGACGGGGATGCTCCGCGGCGGCGAGCGTCGCGGGATTATCGTCACGTCGACCGGGCTGCTGTTCGTGAACGGCCCCGACGGAAAGCTGAGGGCATACGACGCGGCCAACGGTGAAGTATTGTGGACCTACCAGCTGCCGGCGGGGACGCAAGGAATCCCAGCGATGTACGAGGCGAAGGGGCTTCAATTCTTGGTGGTGCCCTCCTCGGCGCAGCCATCGTTTGGGTCGGAGCGCAGAGGACGTGGCCGCGCTGATGATGCTGTGCGGGGATACATCGCGTTTGCGCTCCCCGCGGGCGTGGGCTCCGAGCAGTAACTCGCACTGCCAACGTTCGCGGCCGCGGACGCCGCCTCAGGATGCGTTTCTACACAGAAAGCCGACGATGACCAAAGAGCGCTCAATGGTGATTGTGATGGTGGCTCCTGGCGCGTGTGACCGACCCTATGATACGTTTCATGAACGATAATCGATAATCACAGGATTGTATGACCATGGATCTGAGACTGACACGCGCCTCCTGTCTTGTTGCGATCTGTTTGCTGGGGCCTCGGTTCACCTCTGCGCCCGCCGCGGAGCACTCTCGCGTGGGACCGACGTCGCAGGCAACACCCGCAGCGAGCTACACGCTGACACCCGTCACGCATGGCATGCAGCTCAAGACGCCGGATGACCGGGTGGTGCTCGAGTACATGACCAACAAGCCGGCGGATGTGCCGCTCACTTCGCCGAGCGTGGCGTGCTTTCATCCGGTCAACACACCCTCGGGGGAGCCGGTGACCGCCATTGCCCCTGACGATCACCCGCATCATCGCGGCATGTACCTTGCCTGGCACGACGCGGAGTTTCGCCAGCCCCTCGACGCCTCAAAGGGGGGGCCCCACGCACCGCTCTTTGGATGGAACATCACCAAGGTCGATTTCTGGGGCTGGGGTGTGTACGCCCCTCGAGAAGGACGATTGATTCGAACGACCGATGTAAAACTGCTGGGCGCGGACGCCAATCACGCCGAGATCGAGATTCACAACGACTGGATCGTCGGCAAACGGAAGATGCTCGACGAGACGACTGTCGCGACGGTGGTCGAGCGCGACGGCGTGTACGTCATCGACTTGAGCTTCCGCGTGGCCCCTCTCGTTGACTATCGGCTGAACAAGCAGTCGTTCTCCGGGTTCAATTTTCAAGCCCGGAAGGATGGCGAGTCGTACTTCACCAATGCCGACGGCATTGTCGATCTGCGAAACCCGCACTACTCGGTGCCGGAGCTGAACTGGCCGCCGTCGCCCTGGTACGGCTACGTCATCAAGGTGCCCAGCGGAAAGACCGCCGGCGCCGCTGTCATCGACCATCCGCAGAACCCGCCCAGCACGTGGCACAACTCGCGTTCGCTCTGGATGCTGAATCCCGTGATTGCCGCGCTTGGACCGCTGACCATTCCTGCGGACGAGCCTCTTACGCTACGCTACCGGGTCGTGGTCCACGACGGACCAACACCAACGGAGGTCGTGCAGAAGCTCGCGGACGAATGGCGCGCGAGGAACTGAGACGTCGCGGCCTCGAGAGCGCAGCATGGAGGATTCGCAGCCGTATGGATTATCACCTCGAGAACAAGAAGGCGTTCGTGGCAGCGGGCGCGCATGGCATCGGCGAAGCCACGGCCAACCTGCTGGCGCAGGAAGGGGCGGAGGTCATCGTCGCAGACCAAGACGAAGCCGCGCTTCGAGAGAAGCAGTCGCGATGGCGTGGAACCATTGCCGCGGATCTCGCGACCGCCGAGGGGGTGGAGCGGACCGTAGGGTACGTGCTCGACACGTTCGGCGGGCCACCAGACATCCTGATCAACAACTTGGGCGTCGGCAACTCGACCCCCTTCGAGGAGATATCCGATGAGCGCTGGACGCGCTCGTTCGACATCAACCTCATGGGGAGCGTTCGCATGTGTCGCGCCCTCGTTCCCAAGATGGCCGACGTCGGTGCCGCATCAGTGGTCATCACAGGATCCGACCTCGCGAAGCAGCCCGAGTCCACCTTCATGGACTACGGCACGTTCAAGGCCGGCCTGCTCTACCTGACCAAGGCCTTGGCCAAGCAGTACGCGCCGCGCGTGCGCGTGAACACCGTGCTGCCTGGACCTGTCTGGACGCGCATGTGGACCCGGCCGGGCGGTCTCGCCGATCAGATCCAGGAGCACTACGGTCTCGACCGCGATGCCGCGGTCAAGAAGTTCCTCGAGGATCGGCAGCTTCCGATGGGCATCGGTCAGCCGGAAGACGTGGCGCATGCCGTGGTGTTTCTCGCCTCGCCGCTGGCGAAGTTCATCACCGGCACTGGAATCGACATCGGAGGAACGTTGCGAGGATTGATCTAATGCAGACGGATTATTCGAGCTTTGGCCTGCGGGACAAGATTGCGATCGTGACCGGCGCATCGCAAGGCATTGGTCGGGCGATCGCCCTCGGTCTGGCACGTGCCGGTGCACACGTCGTGCTCGCCAAGCATCCCGAGGGACGGCAACACGAGATCAAGGAGGTCCAAGCCGAGATCGAAGGCCTCGGACGCAAGGCCCTGATCGTGCCGACCGACGTCGGACAGGTGGATCAGGTCCGCGCCCTGGTCGACCAGGCCACCACGGCCTTCGGCCGCATCGACATCCTGGTCAACAACGCCGGATGGACCGGGACGAATCTGGCGCTCGACGTGACCGAGGAAGAATACGACCGGACGATGGCCGCCTCCCTGAAGAGCGTGTTCTTCGCGTGCCAGACCGCGGCCAGGGTGATGATTCCGCAGGGGGGCGGCAAGATCATCAACATTGGCTCCAACTTTGGCGAGGTCGCCTTCCGCATGCGCTCGGTCTATGCAGCGGCCAAGGCTGGCGTGCATCACCTCTCACGCGCGCTCTCGCTCGAATGGGCCAAGCAAGGTGTCACCGTGAATGTGGTGGCGCCTTGCATTACCGAGACCGATTCTCGGCGCGTGATTCTCGAGCGGCCTGGCTACAAGGAGTGGGCCACGGGCCAGATGCTACCCGTCGGGCGGTGGAACCAACCCGAGGATGTTGTCGGCGCCGTGTTGTTTCTCTCCAGTCACTTGTCCGACATGGTCGTCGGCCACGTGCTGATGGTCGACGGCGGCTGGACCATTCACTAAGGGGTCTAGGGATCAAGGGGTCTAGGGATCAAGGGATCAAGGCA
This window encodes:
- a CDS encoding PQQ-binding-like beta-propeller repeat protein codes for the protein MGHIISPPWSSIVAYDLNTGTIQWKRPLGEDEQAVEEGGKETGMLRGGERRGIIVTSTGLLFVNGPDGKLRAYDAANGEVLWTYQLPAGTQGIPAMYEAKGLQFLVVPSSAQPSFGSERRGRGRADDAVRGYIAFALPAGVGSEQ
- a CDS encoding SDR family oxidoreductase encodes the protein MAREELRRRGLESAAWRIRSRMDYHLENKKAFVAAGAHGIGEATANLLAQEGAEVIVADQDEAALREKQSRWRGTIAADLATAEGVERTVGYVLDTFGGPPDILINNLGVGNSTPFEEISDERWTRSFDINLMGSVRMCRALVPKMADVGAASVVITGSDLAKQPESTFMDYGTFKAGLLYLTKALAKQYAPRVRVNTVLPGPVWTRMWTRPGGLADQIQEHYGLDRDAAVKKFLEDRQLPMGIGQPEDVAHAVVFLASPLAKFITGTGIDIGGTLRGLI
- a CDS encoding SDR family oxidoreductase is translated as MQTDYSSFGLRDKIAIVTGASQGIGRAIALGLARAGAHVVLAKHPEGRQHEIKEVQAEIEGLGRKALIVPTDVGQVDQVRALVDQATTAFGRIDILVNNAGWTGTNLALDVTEEEYDRTMAASLKSVFFACQTAARVMIPQGGGKIINIGSNFGEVAFRMRSVYAAAKAGVHHLSRALSLEWAKQGVTVNVVAPCITETDSRRVILERPGYKEWATGQMLPVGRWNQPEDVVGAVLFLSSHLSDMVVGHVLMVDGGWTIH